One window from the genome of Aquipuribacter sp. SD81 encodes:
- a CDS encoding maltokinase N-terminal cap-like domain-containing protein, with product MSAPDLDRPLEALLHRWMPAQRWYPAKGRGVGLRLLSRWELPAAGDGTVVEVLVVGLDSGDRVDVVQVPLVRREAPRDGAEHALVGELTDGDGPRWVYDGPHDPAFVSALLGSLDTPPGGPGVAPGPTSVLSGEQSNTSIIVRAEAGPPAIVKVFRTLHPGANPDVEVLDGLTRVGCEAVPALLGWSSGSWSLPSGDRAEGHLAVAVEFLAGSEDAWRVALAALRDGQPFDEQARGLGAAVAHVHLDLARAFGTEPVDTAARARSVETLRGRVRWAADAVEELAPLRERLDAHAASLDTALADLPDLQRVHGDLHLGQVLHSPARGWALLDFEGEPLRPLAERVLPDLALRDVAGVLRSLDYAAGHDGVTGAGTPGTDPEAWAQDARDAFCEGYGSVTGRDPRDDAALLRTLELDKALYEVVYEARNRPSWLRIPLQAVERLLP from the coding sequence GTGAGCGCACCCGACCTCGACCGGCCGCTCGAGGCGCTGCTGCACCGGTGGATGCCGGCGCAGCGCTGGTACCCCGCCAAGGGACGCGGCGTCGGCCTGCGGCTGCTGTCGCGCTGGGAGCTGCCTGCCGCGGGCGACGGCACGGTCGTCGAGGTGCTCGTCGTCGGTCTGGACTCCGGTGACCGCGTCGACGTCGTGCAGGTCCCGCTCGTACGGCGCGAGGCGCCGCGCGACGGGGCCGAGCACGCCCTCGTCGGCGAGCTGACCGACGGGGACGGCCCGCGCTGGGTCTACGACGGCCCGCACGACCCGGCCTTCGTGTCCGCGCTGCTCGGGTCACTCGACACCCCGCCCGGCGGGCCGGGCGTCGCGCCGGGACCCACGAGCGTGCTGAGCGGCGAGCAGTCGAACACGAGCATCATCGTGCGCGCCGAGGCCGGGCCGCCCGCCATCGTCAAGGTGTTCCGCACCCTGCACCCAGGCGCCAACCCGGACGTCGAGGTGCTCGACGGCCTCACGCGCGTCGGCTGCGAGGCCGTCCCGGCGCTGCTCGGCTGGTCGAGCGGCTCGTGGTCGCTGCCGTCGGGCGACCGGGCCGAGGGCCACCTCGCGGTGGCCGTCGAGTTCCTCGCCGGGTCCGAGGACGCGTGGCGCGTCGCGCTCGCCGCGCTGCGCGACGGGCAGCCGTTCGACGAGCAGGCCCGCGGGCTCGGCGCGGCGGTCGCGCACGTCCACCTCGACCTCGCCCGCGCCTTCGGCACCGAGCCCGTCGACACGGCCGCCCGCGCACGCTCGGTCGAGACGCTGCGGGGCCGCGTGCGCTGGGCCGCGGACGCCGTCGAGGAGCTCGCGCCGCTCCGGGAGCGCCTCGACGCGCACGCCGCCTCGCTGGACACCGCCCTCGCGGACCTGCCCGACCTGCAGCGCGTCCACGGCGACCTGCACCTCGGCCAGGTGCTGCACTCCCCTGCGCGCGGGTGGGCGCTGCTGGACTTCGAGGGCGAGCCGCTCCGCCCGCTCGCCGAGCGCGTCCTGCCCGACCTCGCGCTCCGCGACGTCGCCGGGGTCCTCCGCTCGCTGGACTACGCCGCCGGTCACGACGGCGTGACGGGGGCCGGCACCCCCGGCACCGACCCGGAGGCCTGGGCGCAGGACGCGAGGGACGCCTTCTGCGAGGGCTACGGCTCCGTGACGGGCCGCGACCCGCGCGACGACGCGGCGCTGCTGCGCACGCTGGAGCTCGACAAGGCGCTGTACGAGGTCGTGTACGAGGCGCGCAACCGGCCGTCGTGGCTGCGCATCCCGCTGCAGGCGGTCGAGCGCCTCCTGCCCTGA
- the treS gene encoding maltose alpha-D-glucosyltransferase — protein MQGLQLSSPGLDNDPHWYKKAVFYEVLVRAFSDSTGSGSGDFQGLMDRLDYIQWLGVDCLWLPPFYASPLRDGGYDISDYYAVLPEFGTLPQFTELVSAAHARGIRVVTDLVMNHTSDAHPWFQASRSDPEGPYGDFYVWSDTDEKYSDARIIFVDTETSNWTFDPVRRQYFWHRFFSHQPDLNFENPAVQDAMLDIVRFWMDLGIDGFRLDAVPYLFEEEGTNCENLPRTHEFLAKVRKVVDEEYPGRILLAEANQWPKEVVPYYGDDAAPECHMCFHFPVMPRLYYALRDERAGSVLDILADTPEIPATGQWGTFLRNHDELTLEMVTTSERAAMYGWYAPDPRMRANIGIRRRLATLLDNSRAEIELIHALLLSMPGSPCLYYGDEIGMGDNIWLEDRDGVRTPMQWNPDRNAGFSTVPDPGKLYLPVVQSLTNHFGGVNVEAQLATGSSLLHWVRGMLGLRKRHPVFGLGSFVALPLVEPGTGAEGNACDNEAVLAFLRVLDETTPGGEHETPETVLCVHNLASTPQAVTLTVPHLAGATIEDLFGGTGFAPVDADGHVRLTLGSRDFFWLRLTPAPAGTVPARSTEAPA, from the coding sequence GTGCAGGGACTGCAGCTGTCGAGCCCGGGGCTCGACAACGACCCCCACTGGTACAAGAAGGCCGTCTTCTACGAGGTCCTCGTCCGCGCGTTCAGCGACTCGACGGGCTCCGGGTCCGGCGACTTCCAGGGCCTCATGGACAGGCTGGACTACATCCAGTGGCTCGGCGTCGACTGCCTGTGGCTGCCGCCGTTCTACGCCTCGCCGCTGCGCGACGGCGGCTACGACATCAGCGACTACTACGCGGTGCTGCCCGAGTTCGGCACGCTGCCGCAGTTCACCGAGCTGGTCTCGGCGGCGCACGCCCGCGGCATCCGGGTCGTCACCGACCTCGTCATGAACCACACCTCGGACGCCCACCCGTGGTTCCAGGCCTCCCGCAGCGACCCCGAGGGCCCGTACGGCGACTTCTACGTTTGGAGCGACACCGACGAGAAGTACTCCGACGCGCGCATCATCTTCGTCGACACGGAGACGTCGAACTGGACGTTCGACCCCGTGCGGCGGCAGTACTTCTGGCACCGCTTCTTCTCCCACCAGCCGGACCTCAACTTCGAGAACCCGGCCGTGCAGGACGCGATGCTCGACATCGTCCGCTTCTGGATGGACCTCGGCATCGACGGCTTCCGCCTCGACGCCGTGCCCTACCTCTTCGAGGAGGAGGGCACGAACTGCGAGAACCTGCCGCGCACGCACGAGTTCCTCGCGAAGGTCCGGAAGGTCGTCGACGAGGAGTACCCCGGGCGCATCCTGCTCGCCGAGGCCAACCAGTGGCCCAAGGAGGTCGTCCCGTACTACGGCGACGACGCGGCGCCCGAGTGCCACATGTGCTTCCACTTCCCCGTCATGCCGCGCCTGTACTACGCGCTGCGCGACGAGCGCGCGGGCTCGGTGCTCGACATCCTCGCCGACACCCCGGAGATCCCCGCGACCGGGCAGTGGGGCACGTTCCTGCGCAACCACGACGAGCTCACCCTGGAGATGGTGACGACGTCGGAGCGCGCGGCCATGTACGGCTGGTACGCGCCGGACCCGCGCATGCGCGCCAACATCGGCATCCGGCGCCGGCTCGCGACGCTGCTCGACAACTCCCGCGCCGAGATCGAGCTCATCCACGCCCTCCTGCTGTCGATGCCGGGCTCGCCGTGCCTGTACTACGGCGACGAGATCGGCATGGGCGACAACATCTGGCTCGAGGACCGCGACGGGGTCCGCACGCCCATGCAGTGGAACCCGGACCGCAACGCCGGGTTCTCCACCGTCCCGGACCCCGGCAAGCTCTACCTGCCGGTCGTGCAGTCCCTCACCAACCACTTCGGCGGGGTCAACGTCGAGGCGCAGCTCGCGACCGGGTCCTCGCTGCTGCACTGGGTGCGCGGCATGCTCGGCCTGCGCAAGCGGCACCCCGTCTTCGGTCTCGGGTCCTTCGTCGCGCTGCCGCTGGTGGAGCCCGGCACGGGGGCCGAGGGCAACGCCTGCGACAACGAGGCGGTGCTCGCGTTCCTCCGGGTGCTCGACGAGACGACGCCCGGCGGGGAGCACGAGACCCCCGAGACGGTGCTGTGCGTGCACAACCTCGCCTCCACGCCGCAGGCCGTCACGCTGACCGTGCCGCACCTGGCCGGCGCGACCATCGAGGACCTCTTCGGCGGGACCGGCTTCGCGCCCGTCGACGCGGACGGCCACGTCCGCCTCACCCTCGGCAGCCGCGACTTCTTCTGGCTCCGGCTCACCCCGGCACCGGCCGGCACGGTCCCCGCACGCTCCACGGAGGCGCCCGCGTGA
- a CDS encoding endonuclease domain-containing protein: protein MVDTLGDFGAVTSEAWTAFDLARGLNRDGVSEWQSVAEVDSMLRWSPCTRAQLLALLDGMPAVDAVARARSVAELVRDDVDSPPETHLRLAVLEARLPEPLVQCTVRDAQGRVVARLDLGWPALRAGVEYDGAVHDDPEQRARDRVRHNMLRALGWRVLQVDARQMAGPRTVLLEALRRLVDGPAT from the coding sequence GTGGTGGACACCCTTGGCGACTTCGGCGCCGTGACGTCTGAGGCGTGGACGGCCTTCGACCTGGCGCGAGGCCTCAACCGGGACGGCGTCTCGGAGTGGCAGTCGGTGGCAGAGGTCGACTCGATGCTCCGGTGGTCGCCCTGCACGCGCGCCCAGCTGCTCGCGCTGCTCGATGGCATGCCCGCGGTGGACGCCGTCGCGCGGGCGCGCTCGGTTGCAGAGCTGGTACGTGACGACGTCGACTCCCCTCCCGAGACCCATCTCCGTCTGGCCGTCCTCGAGGCGCGACTGCCAGAGCCGCTCGTGCAGTGCACGGTTCGCGACGCTCAGGGCAGGGTGGTCGCCCGGCTGGATCTGGGCTGGCCAGCATTGCGAGCGGGTGTCGAGTACGACGGCGCCGTACACGACGATCCCGAGCAGCGCGCTCGCGACCGCGTACGTCACAACATGCTCAGAGCCTTGGGGTGGCGGGTGCTGCAGGTCGATGCCCGCCAGATGGCCGGCCCTCGGACGGTGCTCCTGGAGGCCCTCCGCCGGTTGGTGGACGGGCCAGCCACCTGA